In one Brassica oleracea var. oleracea cultivar TO1000 chromosome C9, BOL, whole genome shotgun sequence genomic region, the following are encoded:
- the LOC106314333 gene encoding uncharacterized protein At1g43920, Chloroplastic-like gives MKTSCSANSGDMKSRSMSEEGEIHATKYSSMSEEDEIRGFPTKCLCGRLRVDHLFKWVEDAIYEEVEDALPRVGNLEIELSNVKADVEELKCVIHEMKDELVCHKREIKKFKVISKTLLVLTLFLSIAMVYMFLATFGLCSSQQHNLLS, from the exons ATGAAAACAAGCTGTAGTGCTAACTCTGGCGACAT GAAGTCTCGTTCTATGTCTGAGGAAGGTGAAATTCATGCAACAAAGTATTCTTCTATGTCTGAGGAAGATGAGATTCGTGGATTTCCGACAAAGTGTTTATGTGGACGTTTACGTGTG GATCACTTGTTCAAATGGGTTGAAGATGCAATATACGAAGAAGTCGAAGATGCTTTACCTAGAGTTGGTAACTTGGAAATAGAACTGAGCAATGTGAAAGCTGATGTTGAAGAGCTCAAATGCGTGATTCATGAGATGAAGGATGAGTTAGTGTGTCACAAAAGAGAAATTAAGAAGTTCAAAGTGATAAGCAAGACTCTTTTGGTGCTTACTCTCTTCTTAAGTATCGCTATGGTTTATATGTTTCTCGCCACTTTTGGGTTGTGTAGTAGCCAGCAACATAATCTTTTGTCCTAA